In the genome of Synergistota bacterium, one region contains:
- a CDS encoding purine-binding chemotaxis protein CheW — translation MGGEKIMEELQLVVFKLGKEEYGVDIAKVQEIVRIQEITHIPQAPPFVEGIVNLRGQIIPIIDLKKRFNLECKEETEKEKRVIVVNISGQIIGIVVDNVSEIIRISKEKVEPPPPIVAGIESEYIDGVGKLDKRLIILLNIEKILTEKEKEEIKELSVS, via the coding sequence ATGGGAGGGGAGAAGATTATGGAGGAGCTTCAGCTTGTTGTTTTTAAGCTTGGTAAGGAGGAATACGGCGTTGACATAGCGAAGGTGCAGGAGATAGTTAGAATTCAGGAGATAACTCATATTCCGCAAGCGCCTCCGTTCGTTGAGGGAATAGTTAATTTAAGGGGGCAGATAATTCCAATAATAGATCTTAAGAAGCGGTTCAATCTGGAATGCAAGGAGGAAACCGAAAAGGAGAAAAGAGTTATCGTGGTGAACATAAGTGGACAGATAATAGGAATCGTTGTTGATAATGTATCGGAGATAATAAGGATATCTAAGGAGAAGGTTGAACCGCCTCCTCCTATAGTTGCTGGCATAGAGTCTGAATACATAGATGGGGTTGGAAAGCTTGATAAGAGGCTTATAATTCTATTGAATATCGAGAAGATATTAACGGAGAAGGAAAAGGAGGAGATAAAGGAGCTTAGCGTTTCTTAA
- a CDS encoding HEAT repeat domain-containing protein codes for MKSHRLIWIIILVLAGIVGISISFSGKSKIPRGPFIKWTVGSREAYRFKLESFVSVNLFPQREGKSFISQRVGGVLNFRVLRIKGNKVHTLFQISPVFYFAYGIRFRGAENALSVPFEVIFSKEGRVLEAFFPKGMRKSEKGLLLEIVKSMEVVVPSQASRSWETVEVHETGRYRAKYTASFFEGGVKISKEKLVYLTSRPEGSKIKVIGSKYSVVIGKEKSWIKELVGKEKLILFYKGSKFMESSFKVKAELLNELPRSDLPIWKVDSAQELLKSFKVRFSESESTSSCSCSSEEERKSAPLKLNLKGKVSVRQLLSVLRSNPEFMRRIPAILKSRNLISDEASAKLIYALRVIDTLEAQRILVSIATDLTQSHVNILRAVIAMGGLKNPTDATIASLWELVEERGNEDQDDISNTALLSIGIIGRTLREKKDPRYPRLRSEICRSLENAEAQGDNDFLIAGIKAVGNTRDLYFVNLIIRLMKSEDSGVRGACAYALTNLKSQKSTELLLNILEGEKSSYVRLRAVEGLSIRKPSRKIVSAFEKAALREKNPIVRYKIVKYLAESVKDFPRVRSFLKELVKSSIDRKTAQLIYHVLGKWDASHKAR; via the coding sequence ATGAAATCGCATCGACTTATATGGATTATAATACTTGTACTTGCAGGGATAGTGGGGATATCGATTTCGTTCTCTGGAAAGAGCAAAATTCCTCGAGGTCCCTTTATTAAGTGGACCGTCGGTTCAAGAGAAGCTTACAGATTTAAACTTGAGAGCTTTGTAAGTGTGAATCTTTTCCCTCAAAGAGAGGGAAAAAGCTTTATTTCTCAAAGGGTTGGAGGTGTTCTTAACTTTAGGGTTTTAAGGATAAAGGGTAATAAGGTTCATACACTCTTTCAGATTAGCCCTGTTTTCTATTTTGCTTATGGAATTCGCTTTCGAGGAGCTGAAAATGCGCTTTCCGTGCCATTTGAGGTTATCTTCTCCAAGGAAGGAAGAGTCCTTGAAGCGTTTTTCCCCAAGGGGATGAGAAAAAGTGAAAAAGGACTCCTTCTGGAAATCGTGAAATCTATGGAAGTTGTCGTCCCTTCTCAGGCCAGTAGGAGCTGGGAAACTGTTGAGGTTCATGAGACTGGAAGGTACAGGGCTAAGTATACCGCAAGTTTTTTTGAGGGAGGCGTGAAGATAAGTAAGGAGAAACTTGTCTATCTTACCTCGAGACCAGAGGGTAGCAAAATAAAGGTTATAGGTTCGAAATACTCAGTTGTTATTGGAAAAGAAAAGAGTTGGATAAAAGAACTCGTAGGGAAGGAAAAGCTAATTCTCTTCTATAAAGGAAGCAAATTTATGGAGTCCTCCTTCAAGGTAAAAGCTGAGCTTCTTAATGAATTACCTCGCTCTGATCTCCCGATATGGAAGGTGGACTCGGCTCAAGAACTATTGAAATCGTTTAAGGTTAGGTTTTCGGAATCTGAGTCTACCAGCTCCTGTTCATGCTCTTCTGAGGAGGAACGGAAAAGCGCTCCTCTTAAATTGAATCTTAAGGGAAAAGTTTCGGTACGGCAATTATTATCCGTGCTAAGATCTAATCCTGAATTTATGAGAAGGATACCTGCTATTCTGAAATCTCGTAATCTCATTAGTGATGAGGCTTCCGCGAAGCTGATTTATGCTCTGAGAGTGATTGATACTCTGGAAGCGCAGAGGATCCTCGTTTCTATAGCTACGGATTTAACTCAATCTCATGTCAATATTTTAAGAGCTGTGATTGCCATGGGTGGGCTCAAAAATCCGACTGATGCTACCATAGCCTCTTTATGGGAACTCGTAGAGGAGAGGGGAAATGAAGATCAAGATGATATTTCGAATACTGCTCTTTTATCTATTGGTATAATAGGTAGAACTCTGAGGGAGAAAAAGGATCCAAGATATCCTCGGTTGAGAAGCGAGATTTGCAGGTCTCTTGAAAACGCTGAAGCTCAGGGAGATAACGATTTTCTTATCGCGGGAATAAAAGCTGTGGGAAACACGCGAGATCTCTATTTTGTCAATCTTATCATAAGATTGATGAAAAGTGAAGATTCAGGTGTAAGGGGAGCGTGTGCTTATGCTTTAACGAACCTGAAATCTCAGAAGTCTACTGAGCTTCTTTTAAACATCTTGGAAGGAGAAAAGAGTTCCTATGTTAGACTTAGAGCGGTGGAGGGGCTATCTATACGAAAGCCCAGCCGTAAAATTGTATCTGCTTTTGAGAAAGCTGCGTTAAGAGAAAAAAATCCAATCGTGCGGTATAAAATCGTTAAGTATCTTGCTGAATCTGTAAAGGATTTCCCGAGGGTAAGGAGTTTTCTTAAAGAGCTTGTTAAAAGCTCAATTGATAGAAAAACTGCCCAGCTTATTTACCACGTATTGGGGAAATGGGATGCTTCTCACAAAGCTCGGTAA
- a CDS encoding UvrD-helicase domain-containing protein — MLLTKLGKYKIISWLGGGGFGDVYLAEDTLLGKRFALKVSRIREKELRFLKQEAQLLASLDHPNIVRFYNLDLIEGKLVLVMEYVEGESLRAVLEKKGRIELDEAVGIFPPVLDALAYAHSKRLVHRDIKPENILISGEGRVKLVDFGLGIFLRKSGLKATLAGTPVYMPPEAWNGVFLPSGDLYSLGVVIYEALTGRNPFDGETLEEIRRKVFEEEVKSLKFYLPSAPDRLNHVLRKALSRVPEERYLEASTFKSELLEAFSVGKLHKLHRISQVLPKGASKSELELTPAQKNVVFSTEERILLVGGAGTGKTTTLLYRLYRKLREGEDPLSFLVMSFTRRAVSDFKERLALLLGRDVREMWIDTFHGAFYKLLKREAERFGFSPDFSLISSSLPLFKEIAVDMPSSAVERMLNEISFLRVSIISPKEFLKEARSPWQKKVAELYEKLVKLKREKDVMDFDDILFYGVKLLQEPDLRALYSKRFKHIFVDELQDLNEAQYRLIKLLASPETELFLTGDSDQSIYSWRGAVQGIIERAERELDLKRFNLTHSFRLPRSVLKVAVSLMSHAGRDLSNLVSLKGEGNVELYIARDELDEARFVVNTIRELSGKKSLSSMAILYRHNVQSRIFEDLLSKAQIPYEVLGALRFYERDEVKRFISYLRGIWGKDLELISDFFHWILNLKGKKLEIRGDEIALREENFRNRKKAERLLSFLREALGEERFGLEELLRIPVEISGLLGRKGRRWETFKEGYFELLKLASSFQGSGIGEFLNHISLMEEMGIRKKSDAVKLLTFHSAKGLEFDTVFITGLVEGKIPPVRSLARLEELEEERRLLFVGITRTTDTLYLCYPKRVEGRASEPSRFLLELLGML, encoded by the coding sequence ATGCTTCTCACAAAGCTCGGTAAATATAAGATTATCTCTTGGCTTGGCGGAGGAGGATTTGGAGACGTATATCTTGCGGAAGATACCTTATTGGGTAAAAGATTTGCCCTTAAGGTATCTCGCATTCGTGAAAAAGAGCTGCGCTTCCTAAAACAGGAAGCACAGCTTCTGGCGTCTCTTGATCACCCTAACATTGTTCGCTTCTATAACCTTGATCTTATAGAGGGGAAGCTCGTTCTCGTTATGGAGTATGTTGAGGGGGAGTCCTTAAGGGCGGTTCTTGAAAAGAAGGGTAGAATAGAGCTTGATGAGGCGGTGGGAATATTCCCGCCTGTTCTCGATGCTCTCGCGTATGCTCACTCCAAGAGATTGGTTCACAGAGATATAAAGCCGGAGAATATTCTGATATCTGGTGAGGGAAGAGTCAAGCTCGTTGACTTCGGACTGGGGATTTTTCTAAGAAAGAGCGGTCTTAAGGCAACGCTTGCTGGAACGCCTGTATATATGCCTCCAGAGGCCTGGAATGGGGTTTTTCTCCCCAGTGGGGATCTTTACTCACTTGGGGTTGTAATCTATGAGGCACTAACTGGTCGTAATCCTTTCGATGGAGAGACCCTCGAGGAGATAAGAAGAAAGGTTTTTGAGGAAGAGGTAAAATCCCTGAAGTTTTATCTTCCTTCTGCTCCAGATAGATTAAATCATGTTTTAAGAAAAGCGCTTTCGAGGGTCCCCGAGGAGAGATATCTTGAAGCCTCTACTTTTAAGAGCGAGCTTTTGGAGGCTTTCAGCGTTGGCAAGCTTCACAAGCTTCATAGGATTTCTCAAGTTCTCCCTAAGGGGGCTTCAAAGAGCGAGCTTGAACTTACGCCTGCTCAAAAAAATGTCGTTTTTTCAACTGAAGAGAGGATCTTGCTTGTGGGCGGTGCCGGTACAGGAAAAACTACCACCCTTCTTTATAGGCTTTATAGAAAACTGAGGGAGGGGGAAGATCCGCTAAGCTTTCTCGTTATGTCATTTACAAGAAGAGCAGTGAGCGATTTTAAGGAGAGGCTTGCTCTCCTTCTTGGAAGAGATGTTAGAGAAATGTGGATAGACACGTTTCATGGGGCTTTTTACAAACTTCTTAAAAGAGAAGCTGAGAGATTCGGATTCTCACCGGATTTTTCACTTATATCGTCTTCGCTTCCCCTTTTTAAGGAAATAGCTGTTGATATGCCCTCATCTGCCGTTGAAAGAATGTTAAATGAGATCTCCTTTTTAAGGGTTAGCATAATTTCTCCTAAGGAGTTTTTAAAGGAAGCTCGCTCTCCCTGGCAAAAGAAAGTAGCCGAGCTGTATGAAAAGCTTGTAAAGCTTAAGAGAGAAAAGGATGTCATGGATTTCGATGATATTCTCTTTTACGGTGTAAAGCTCCTTCAGGAGCCCGATCTTAGGGCCCTTTATTCGAAGAGATTTAAGCATATATTCGTGGATGAGCTCCAAGATCTTAATGAAGCGCAGTATCGCCTGATAAAGCTTTTAGCATCACCTGAAACGGAGCTGTTTTTAACGGGTGATAGCGATCAATCGATATATTCCTGGCGGGGTGCTGTCCAAGGCATAATCGAGAGAGCTGAGAGGGAGCTTGACCTTAAGAGATTTAACCTGACTCACAGCTTTAGGTTACCAAGAAGCGTGCTTAAGGTAGCGGTTTCACTTATGTCCCACGCAGGTAGAGATTTATCAAATCTTGTTAGTTTAAAGGGGGAGGGTAATGTTGAGCTTTATATAGCGAGAGACGAGTTAGATGAAGCGAGATTCGTGGTTAATACCATCAGGGAGCTAAGTGGGAAAAAGTCCCTTTCCTCCATGGCGATTCTTTACAGACACAACGTTCAGTCGAGAATATTTGAGGATCTCTTGAGCAAAGCTCAGATCCCTTATGAGGTTCTCGGTGCACTCCGGTTCTATGAAAGAGATGAGGTTAAGAGGTTTATTTCCTACCTTAGGGGAATTTGGGGGAAGGATCTTGAGTTGATCTCGGACTTTTTCCACTGGATTCTTAACCTTAAGGGCAAGAAGCTTGAGATCAGAGGGGATGAAATAGCTCTGCGGGAGGAGAACTTTAGGAACAGGAAAAAGGCGGAGAGGCTACTTTCATTTTTGAGGGAGGCTTTAGGTGAGGAGCGTTTCGGTTTAGAAGAGTTATTGAGAATTCCCGTAGAGATATCCGGACTATTGGGGAGAAAAGGACGAAGATGGGAAACCTTTAAGGAGGGATATTTTGAGCTCCTTAAGCTCGCTTCTTCCTTTCAAGGCAGTGGCATTGGGGAGTTTTTAAACCATATTTCGCTGATGGAGGAGATGGGTATAAGAAAGAAGAGCGATGCTGTTAAGCTTTTGACCTTTCATTCTGCAAAGGGACTTGAGTTCGATACCGTTTTTATTACAGGACTTGTGGAAGGGAAAATCCCTCCTGTGAGGAGTTTAGCACGCCTTGAAGAGCTTGAAGAGGAGAGGAGGCTTCTTTTCGTGGGTATAACGAGGACGACCGATACTTTGTATCTGTGCTATCCTAAGCGCGTTGAGGGTAGAGCTTCTGAACCTTCCAGGTTTTTATTGGAGTTGCTTGGCATGTTATAA
- a CDS encoding HD-GYP domain-containing protein: protein MSKLIRKSIFDLLPGDVIGEDIFGGGGTRVFLVPAKMKVSSWEECEALKLKLQEFGVSEIMVEAIGKEEGAEAPFINEIREKITRIFPVISEETRRQALSVIKSIADTGKVDKKEIDEAVDRMVHEVIEKRDVMVSLYALRRYDDYTFVHSVNVSMLAIFLGLDFGYDADELRVLGRGALLHDIGKMKVPNEIINKPGKLDPAELERIRKHPLYGIEMALSIGESEKDVLAIIGQHHEWFSGRGYPWGLKGEEIHPMARIVAVVDVFDALTTERSYKPKMLAYDAVSRILHEGPIHFDPTVLRSFVNRFSIYPVGSLVRLSDGKIGVVSKPNRLYPVRPVVKILYDEYGKEVDEPYEIDLLKSELFIEEVLDDLSKSLFYKEEVDLSR from the coding sequence TTGAGTAAGCTCATAAGGAAGAGCATTTTTGACCTCCTACCGGGGGATGTTATAGGGGAAGACATCTTCGGGGGAGGAGGAACTCGGGTTTTTCTCGTTCCTGCAAAGATGAAGGTATCGAGCTGGGAGGAGTGTGAGGCTTTAAAGCTCAAGCTTCAGGAATTTGGTGTAAGCGAAATTATGGTCGAGGCGATTGGTAAAGAGGAGGGCGCGGAGGCGCCCTTTATTAATGAGATCAGAGAGAAGATAACGCGGATATTTCCCGTTATAAGCGAGGAAACGAGAAGACAGGCTTTGAGCGTGATCAAGAGTATAGCTGACACTGGAAAAGTCGATAAAAAGGAAATAGACGAAGCGGTCGATAGAATGGTTCATGAGGTTATCGAGAAAAGGGATGTTATGGTGAGTTTATATGCCCTTAGACGCTATGATGACTACACGTTTGTTCACTCCGTTAATGTCTCGATGCTTGCCATATTCTTGGGATTGGATTTTGGTTATGATGCGGATGAGCTTAGGGTCCTTGGAAGAGGAGCTCTTCTTCACGATATAGGTAAGATGAAGGTCCCGAATGAAATCATAAATAAGCCAGGCAAGCTTGACCCAGCGGAGCTCGAGAGAATAAGAAAACATCCGCTTTATGGTATCGAGATGGCTCTCTCCATTGGAGAGAGCGAGAAGGATGTATTAGCTATAATAGGTCAGCATCATGAATGGTTTTCGGGGAGGGGATATCCTTGGGGGCTTAAGGGGGAGGAAATCCATCCCATGGCGAGGATAGTCGCTGTTGTAGATGTCTTCGATGCGCTAACAACCGAGAGATCTTACAAACCAAAGATGCTTGCTTATGATGCGGTAAGCAGAATTCTTCACGAAGGTCCCATTCACTTCGACCCTACGGTTTTAAGAAGCTTTGTTAACAGGTTTTCGATATATCCTGTGGGAAGCTTGGTAAGACTGAGCGATGGGAAAATAGGAGTCGTTTCTAAACCTAATCGTCTCTATCCCGTTAGGCCTGTGGTTAAGATTCTTTATGATGAGTATGGCAAGGAAGTGGACGAACCATATGAAATAGATCTGCTTAAGTCCGAGCTCTTTATTGAGGAGGTTCTTGATGATCTGTCCAAGAGTCTATTCTATAAGGAGGAAGTCGATCTTTCTCGCTAA